The following are encoded together in the Zygosaccharomyces rouxii strain CBS732 chromosome C complete sequence genome:
- the GPH1 gene encoding glycogen phosphorylase (highly similar to uniprot|P06738 Saccharomyces cerevisiae YPR160W GPH1 Non-essential glycogen phosphorylase required for the mobilization of glycogen activity is regulated by cyclic AMP-mediated phosphorylation expression is regulated by stress-response elements and by the HOG MAP kinase pathway), with amino-acid sequence MAPSFSTSNDLIRGEPRSPQHVPRLTRRISGFLPQEIKTIDATIPLKSRELWEKNGIQKFDEESGFEKKFVGHVETSLARSMYNCDELAAYEATSLSVRDNLLIDWNATQQKITTTEPKRVYYLSLEFLMGRALDNALINMSSNDKLANTGDNTSRGFVKKGLDDLGFNLENVLKKEPDAGLGNGGLGRLAACFVDSMATKNIPAWGYGLRYEYGIFAQKIINGYQVETPDYWLNSGNPWEIERTEIQVPITFYGYVDRVNGDTSTLSPSQWVGGERVLAVAYDFPVPGFKTSTVNNLRLWRAKPTTEFDFAKFNSGDYKNSVDQQQRAESITAVLYPNDNFTEGKELRLKQQYFWCAASLHDIVRRFKKSKRPWRELPDKIAIQLNDTHPTLAIVELQRILVDLEKLDWHEAWDIVTHTFAYTNHTVMQEALEKWPIDLFGNLLPRHLEIIYDINWFFLKEVHKKFPKDTDILRNVSIIEEATPERQVRMAFLAVIGSHHVNGVAELHSQLIRTTIFKDFAKVFGNKKFTNVTNGITPRRWLKQANPELAELIGDAIGDPSQNFLLDMSKLTALAKKADDPEFQAKWDSVKEHNKIRLANYIKELNGGVDVINKEHIRHTLFDIQVKRMHEYKRQQMNIFGVIHRYFSMKDMLKDGKSIEEVAAKYPRKVSIFGGKSAAGYYMAKLVIRLINSVAEVINNDKEIQDLLKVFFIPDYNVSKAEIIVPASDLSEHISTAGTEGSGTSNMKFVMNGGLIIGTVDGANVEITREIGEDNIFLFGHLSESVDDLRFKHQYNETPLPPSIDRVLNELDSFTEFKGEFKPLIDSIRHHGDYYIVSDDFDSYLATHHLVDETYHHSKHEWIKKSILSVANIGFFSSDRCIDEYASTIWNVEPMTP; translated from the coding sequence ATGGCTCCTAGTTTCAGTACCAGTAATGATCTCATTAGAGGAGAACCACGTTCACCTCAACATGTTCCGCGTTTAACCAGGAGAATCTCAGGGTTTTTGCCTCAAGAGATTAAGACCATTGATGCAACCATTCCCTTGAAATCTAGGGAGCTCTGggaaaaaaatggtattcagaaatttgatgaagaaagtgGATTCGAGAAGAAATTTGTGGGTCACGTTGAAACTAGCTTGGCTCGTTCAATGTATAACTGCGATGAGCTAGCTGCCTATGAGGCTACTTCCTTATCCGTTCGAGACAATCTCTTGATTGATTGGAATGCAACTCAGCAGAAAATTACCACAACAGAGCCCAAACGTGTCTATTATTTGtcattagaatttttaatggGTCGTGCATTGGACAATGCGTTGATCAACATGTCTAGTAATGATAAACTTGCTAACACTGGTGACAATACTTCTAGAGGATTTGTCAAAAAGGGGTTGGACGACTTGGGGTTCAATTTGGAGAAcgttttgaagaaggaGCCCGATGCCGGTCTTGGTAACGGTGGTCTAGGTCGTCTCGCAGCCTGTTTTGTTGATTCGATGGCTACTAAAAATATTCCAGCTTGGGGGTACGGTTTACGCTACGAATATGGTATCTTTGCACAAAAGATCATCAATGGCTACCAGGTCGAGACACCGGACTATTGGTTGAATAGCGGTAATCCATGGGAAATTGAACGTACTGAAATTCAAGTACCTATCACTTTCTATGGGTACGTTGACAGGGTGAATGGTGACACAAGTactttatcaccatctCAATGGGTTGGTGGTGAGCGAGTTCTTGCAGTGGCATACGATTTCCCCGTTCCCGGTTTCAAGACTAGTACTGTTAACAATTTAAGATTGTGGAGGGCAAAACCCACTACGGAATTTGATTTCGCCAAATTTAATAGTGGTGATTACAAAAATTCTGTTGACCAACAACAGCGTGCGGAATCAATCACCGCAGTTCTTTACCCAAACGACAACTTTactgaaggtaaagaattgagatTAAAACAGCAATACTTCTGGTGTGCCGCTTCCTTGCATGATATCGTGAGaagattcaagaaatcCAAGAGACCATGGAGAGAACTTCCCGATAAAATCGCGATTCAATTAAATGACACCCATCCAACGCTAGCGATTGTGGAGTTACAGAGGATCTTGGTCGACTTAGAAAAACTAGATTGGCATGAAGCTTGGGACATTGTCACCCATACTTTTGCCTATACCAACCATACTGTGATGCAAGAAGCCCTGGAAAAATGGCCAATAGATCTATTTGGCAATCTGTTGCCAAGACATCTGGAAATCATTTACGAtatcaattggttctttttaaaagaagTCCACAAAAAATTCCCCAAGGATACCGATATCTTGAGAAATGTTTCCattattgaagaagcaaCGCCTGAAAGACAGGTGAGGATGGCTTTCTTGGCAGTTATTGGCTCCCATCATGTTAACGGTGTAGCTGAATTGCACTCACAATTGATAAGAACAACGatattcaaagattttgcAAAAGTCTTTGGCAACAAGAAGTTTACTAATGTTACCAATGGTATCACACCAAGAAGATGGTTGAAACAAGCAAATCCTGAGCTTGCCGAGTTAATTGGAGATGCTATCGGAGATCCTTCAcagaatttcttgttggATATGTCTAAATTGACTGCCTTGGCCAAGAAGGCCGACGATCCTGAATTTCAAGCAAAATGGGATTCTGTGAAGGAACACAATAAAATAAGACTAGCTAATTACATTAAGGAATTGAATGGTGGTGTCGATGTTATTAACAAGGAACACATCAGGCACACATTGTTTGATATCCAGGTTAAACGTATGCACGAGTACAAAAGACAGCAGATGAACATTTTTGGTGTAATTCACAGGTACTTCTCCATGAAAGATATGTTAAAGGATGGAAAATCGATCGAGGAGGTGGCTGCAAAATATCCACGTAAGGTTTCtatctttggtggtaaaagTGCGGCAGGTTATTACATGGCCAAATTGGTGATCAgattaatcaattctgtTGCTGAGGTGATCAACAACGACAAGGAGATTCAAGATTTGCTCAAAGTTTTCTTCATTCCCGATTATAACGTTTCCAAAGCTGAAATCATTGTGCCTGCAAGTGATTTGAGTGAGCATATTTCTACCGCTGGTACGGAAGGTTCTGGTACCTCAAACATGAAGTTTGTCATGAACGGTGGGTTAATTATTGGTACGGTTGATGGTGCTAATGTTGAAATTACCAGAGAAATTGGGGAAGATAATATATTTTTGTTCGGCCATTTAAGTGAAAGCGTGGATGATCTAAGATTTAAGCATCAGTACAACGAAACTCCATTGCCACCTTCCATTGACAGGGTTTTAAACGAGCTTGATAGTTTTACGGAATTTAAAGGTGAATTTAAACCATTGATCGATAGTATTAGACACCATGGTGATTACTATATTGTGAGTGACGATTTTGATTCTTACCTTGCTACACACCATCTAGTAGATGAGACGTACCACCACTCCAAACACGAATGGATTAAGAAATCAATCCTCAGTGTTGCTAAcattggatttttcagcaGTGATAGATGTATTGATGAATACGCTAGCACCATTTGGAACGTAGAACCAATGACCCCTTGA